CTGTGCGTATTGAAATTAAGATCAGAGTTCATGATTTCGTTCAATGAATACATaaacttgaactcatttccaaggaAAACGGCCTAGTGTGCGTCTAGGTCAAAAGTGAGTCTGAAGATCATGAATTCGATCAAAAAGGTTCAATGAGCAATGAAAATGATCACAGTTTTTTGTTCATGCTGTAATATGCTTTCGTGCAAATTACCTACCCTGTTCGCCACAGgtctacttaatttaaatacttaacgTGTTTTCTATGGGTTTGGTTTGGAAGTTTGGATAGATTTGGGTGTTCCACTTTATTCacctgttaggctaacatgcgcaccacgagaaaattttgtctacgcatttactagtcttatttgtatgaagaaacacgagataatgcgtagacaaaattttctcgcggggcgcatgttaggcctgCTGGCTGATCAAAGTGGAATCCTACAATTGCACTCAGTCAGTAGGTCAGGtaatcagtggccctaccgcggttgttagacagctacaatgtcacgatcgcaatcatctctgattggttaatgctcgctcactattggccacaatgcattgttgcaacaagaatcgcacaatataatatatatatatatataatatatatatatatatatatatatatatatatatatatatatataatatatatatatatgatataatgattgatgcaggttttagacaatcgccctacaggtctaCCGAATTGAACACCTCAATCTGGAATTTGTGGGTTCCCCCACAAATTCCAGTGGGTTTGTGGGTGGGTCCCAAAATCCAAAATTTGTGGGTGgaagttaataaaaaattaaatgcttTCAACTCAATTTCCAGCGAGCGGGATATTTAAGTCTCCCCACAAATGTAGTGTTTTTTCCTTTCAGATTGTGTATTACTGCCCTACTGGCCATTACAGCGTCACCGGTGGTGTATACTGTGTAGTGGTTAATGTGTACTTTTACTACTGGAcagagcccgcgagggccagaccttcggtatttttttttaaaaagctgaatgtttctctgcgtattggcCCCAAGGAGTAACGATCAGCGATTATGAAgtttcatggtggctttggtatCTTGCGGGCCGAATTGAAAACCTCtcccattttttaaattaggtcggttaaaaatgattgTTGTACTTTTGCAATAATAtatcatatattttattaatagcgattaaagataaaaaataattaatcgtaatcatgaaatttcgatTACAATTTTTAAGGCTCTTCCACACAGGccgattataatatataatatcggttttcggtacattttgtattaggatggtcatgtagttacacactgctgggataataacgccgcaatggaagtaggacgttctgttgtacacaatctctaaactaaactaaaatggcatgtctaaatctattgctatccctttcataatgttgcttgtggaaaaggaaaGCTCTaggtttagacctgttaatttagtttaagagattgtgtactagagaatcggcccattgtgtaactacatgaccatcctaatacaaaatgtactgaaaactgatatcgcaataacgcatgcgatattatcggcagataataacgcggctgtgtgggaGAGCCTTTAAtaattgatgcaagttttacgaATTCGACCTTTCGGATTACAGAAAAATAATCGTACAGACTACAGACTTCGCTCGTATCATGATTTTAGTCGTATCCGGACAGTGATCGTACTAAGACTGGTCGTATCGGAACTGCTCTTATCAGAGTATACCAGTTTATATACAGATCGTACGGGGTACTTCAGTCGATCGAAGTGATCGTACCGGGCCCTAGTCGTATCGGAAAACTATCGTACTGGGCTTTGGTCGTATCAGTGATCGTATCGGGGCTTATCGTACCGGACAATATCATATCGCGGCTGGTCGTATCGTATAGAGGGGATTGTAAAGCTTTCGATGAAATCGGAAAATGATTAAGtcttattgaaaaataatcgcACTCAGGTCGTATCGGAACAAGACAATATATAGGAAAATGACCGTACCGGGACTATGTCGTAGGTATAGGAAAAATTATCGTACTAGGGCTATAGGTAGTCTAGGAAATATAACCGTACCGGGCTAGAGGTAATTTAGGAAAAATGATCGTAACTGGACAATCTTCaggaaaaaaaatcttagtCAGAAATACCGATCGTACCGGGACAAAGGTATAGTAAAAATATTCGTACCGGGACCAGAAGTTTAGGAAAAGGACGGCAGGGAAAAATACTCAGGACAGCCTAGAGTTAACACCCCCCCATGGCTTACCTTGTACCTGCAAACCGTCATCAACCTGAAATACATGAAAGTCTTCAAATCAGACCTGTAGCAGTCTGCAGAATCCTATAAATATAACATTTACACTTACTAGTTACGTTACCAAACGACATTTTACCTTACCATTTACTAAACATACTTTGAACCAACACTTGCCATTACCGACCTGTCTTACCATTACCAACCTCAATGTCAGATTATTACCTTACCAACCTCAACGATTTACCATAACATGAAGACCTTGCCTAGCGTACATAGAACTACTAAGCATGGCCTTCGCAATAACCTGGAACATGACAAATttattacataggtactaaTTCAAATGTACTaaatactaaataaatatacttaaatcgAACTTAAAAATTTCATTCTATAACTAAAACACGTATGATCAAATTCTATTCGGAAAACTGTACTACAAAGATCATACGAGTTGGCAAAGTAGGTAGCTTTCGTCAAAACTGTCAATAGTTGACAAAAACTAGCCCGTTGTACGATGTGTAAACCTACCTTGTGCGTCACCTACTGCGCCGCCTTCGCCCCCTCCAGTAATATTACCATCGCCTGTCGTAGAGCCATCAAAGCCTGGGGACAAAGAGCAGCAACATACAATGGAAAccatcaataaatatttaacctATTAAACGACAAGATTGTAGCAAATATTTACCAGACATTTCCATATTAGAGTCGTCTTCGCCGAAATTCGTTTCATCATTGTTCGTGCCATCGTCATCTTCGTCCCACATACTTTCATTAACAAATTCGGGTTCCATTTTGGGTGCAACAGCGTTATTTTCATCTTCATCGGGTATCGTTACAAATTCCTCTTTCGCAGAACCAGATGGCCCCGCTTCTAAAGGATCGACACATTTCCGTTTCACGGGTCCACTTTGAGATGACGATGAATTATTTGATGCTATTGATGGCCTATTTGGTCTCTTAATTGCTACTGGAGTTGAGGAGGGCTTAGAATCTAAATCAGTCTCTAACTTAGTCATAACAGATTGCCTTTGTTGTGACGACCTCGGGCCTGGCCTCGACGTCGGCTTTGGTTTGGATGGCGTGGAACTTTCTTCATTTTGATTACCGGTTAAACCTTTCACTTGAAGTTGTTCCGCGGTACTAATAAACGACGCTAACTCTTCTTGCTTAACATTAACTTCACCTTGGTACATAAACTGTAATAAGTCTCTAAGCGCAGAATGACTaacatcttttaaaaatactggaACAAAGGAAAACACGTTTAATAACACTTCACAAGACTAAACAAGTCACTTTTAGACAGATTGAATTTAGAAGAAACTTACCTATGGGATGATGAGTGGGGTTCATTTTGAACATTTCTTGAAAATAGGGAGAACATACTGATAAAACTAGTTTGTGGGCCTGTAATAATCTGCCTTCTGCGGCCAAGGTTACGTCAACTAGATCTCCACGCGACAGCAGGCCGTGAAAGCCTGCTGACATATTCGCATGGAAATTGTTCCAACATAATGAAAATTGTTCGTCCGACGCCATGATGGCGGCGACCGTGGTAAAACCCTGaaacaatgaaaaaaaaattattctcaAATTACAAAACAAGAATAGCTtctatgttataaataaaaaacaatgaacacaaaaaaataaaattcaggGAACTCACCTATCCTATAACTTTGTACTTTATAATTCCAATATTAGaaacatttgaaaaaaaatataatgtttctAATGAAGCACTGTTTAACCACTCTTCATCCCACGTCCTCCCAGTTTGAGCGCTGTTAACGTTATGATGACGCAAACGCGACGTGTAGTGTGGCGTCACAGTGTTGTAACTTGAGAACGAATTTGCACaaaatagaaattaattattttaaaagaaagtaAGCAtcatttatgtattattttaaatgttttgtaaatattacTAATTTGCACAATGATCAATATACAAAAGAATATTTATAATCAACTATTTCCTCAGGTAGCATTATTGATCCTATGAGTTTGATAAAGTACGAGGTAGTCTCTGCCTacactattattaaaaaaattaatacgaaaccctaaaaaagtaacaAATTATTCGTTGCTTCGTGTTTTCGTCGTCAAATTATTGGATATTGCAAGCTTTCAATTATGTATTATTCAGCATTATCATATCTGGAAGTCATGAAGCggaatttttacttaaaatcataaaattcttttttaaccGCCTATGGGAGGATTTTAGTTGGTTTCTAgatggtacctaggtatttttcagtacctacctaaggtatATGGGTGAGTGTGTTtagtgtgtatgtatgttgtaTGCTGTTAATGTTCCCTCATAATTtgctaaaatatacctacctagtctacctacctacctaagaaaCAGATAGATAGGTACGTACCTCTGGTAGGTTCTCATTACATTTTGATAAATGAGGTGTCATTATAATTATCTAGCTTTTATCAGCAGCAAAGTCCAAGTGTCATAAGATATAATGTAACGTCTTACCAAATTCACTTTGGTAGACTTTAGAAAAAACCTATGAATAATGAAAACCTACTTGAAGATAACAAAAATACTTAACAacttataagtaagtacaaCTTTTTTTCACTTTCTATGTCAATTAACTGTCTATTCTTTTCAGCAGTGTAAGCAACAGAGCTGAGCTTGTCAGCTGATTAATAAAATACTTTGTTAAATTTCAAATTGATTTGGGATCTCAAgatgttaatattttatattcataatgcatacttatctaaataaatgTATCTAGGTATCTATATCCTTCTTTTACctaataaacaaataaagaTGTAAAACCTGTGGGGTGCTCCAACACTTCTATATAGGAAAATTGATTATTTAAGGAGGTACGTACGTACCTAAAAAGTTAGCCTAGTTCTaaggaaaaaaaatatacaagtattttaaaatacttatagcTTTTGTTAGCGACagtgctttgcctacagttgaatttaaaaaagaattatgaggagatgtaaaatggcggccagaaaagccggagctattgatttgaagcagcgaaaattagaatttataattatgtcttgaagaagttaatagtttagaactaagattgaagtttattatgcattgtctaaatggaataaattcagttcctataagttgagattatttttattacttttatgtaTCTCTCATTCTTTGAACATACtagatactaggtaggtatcaatTTAACCCTAAGAATTCGAACcctagttatttttaatttatgttttcttATTTTCTCGATTTGTATTAGTTAACTACCTACCAAGAAACAATGGATTGTGTGCTCGCGTATTTTACTTTACTGTCACGGACTTTTGATTGGTCTATCGTGACATGGTGACAGAAGTATACATAAACGTGTGCGGGCTGCTGTTATTAACTTTCTACTTAGTTACTTATCTACTTTAGCTGCCTTAAAAAGGTGGCAACCCTAGCCAAGGACATAGAAAATTTTCCCATGCTACAGATCGAAGGTGGGAAAAACATAGGAATTCACGAAATACAAAATATTCTCAGCCCAGTAGAACTCTTCATTTGTTTACGGAACCGATGTTGCCGCAAGAACTGCTGGTTAAGTTTTATGTTTTgtgacttaatttttttaaataaaaccaatATTTAAAGAAAACCAAATATctcttacaaaataataaaattaaaaaacaacctTCTTTTGTATTCCGCCACTACTGACTCAACATAGAAGATCATAACAACCCAAAAATTCAGAAGTAAAGTGATTTGAACTTTAATGCGTTCGTTTAAGGTGGCTATTTCGCTGTAATAGTAATACACATTTGTGTTGCAAGCATAACAGTTTTGCACGTTTTTGTGAAATTTAGGTTGAATGTGCAGTGGTTACGGGTAACTTCAGAAATAACGTTTCAAGTTAGAATTTGAAACAAGAAAATTGATTCGACGACGGTTAAACACTGAAattttcaaatgaaaatgaattgaaAAAACTGTTTTAAGCTATAGCTTATATAGCAAGCTAAGCTGTTTCCGTGCCCTATGTTTTAGGAAAATCATGGGAAAATCACTCTTCATTATCACATTGAAGCTTGCATTGCATTGAAGTCACATTGTGAATGTTTCGGGgtagagcgtagcgaaaccaataattattattaatctatggtttCAGGTTATCATAAGAATATTCttgatgaatatttgaataATGAATGATTGTAtatgaaaatacttatttttcattggaataaatatttatttgttttaaattcaataaaaaaaacactccTAAGTCCTACCGACCCCGATTCACAAAGTAACCTCAAACTGTGGGTAACTTTGTCATAGCATATTTGTAGACCTATGTGTactctgtacctacttattgtaatAATTGCTTTTATCCTTTGGGCTGGGAACATCTAATTCCACAAATCAAACTATGTACAATTTTCGCAAAACTTAACTCCCGCTAGTGTTCACGAATaacattagtaggtaggtagttaagtacctacctattttaggaTGGTTTTGTTTGACTTTTGTATAATCAAGTTAAGTACCTAGTTTGGTACCTAAGTAAGTttacatacctaattaaaattaacattatacAAGTTATGTCATAAGCATGGATTTACTTTAGAATAATTCTTCGGTAATAAGTACCtgtttaggtaagtacctacctgaatAGGTAATTacttatctaattttttttaagtcataCTTTTGTGCTTTGATTTGACAAAGTTATCCCATAGTTTGGGGTAACTTTGTGAATGAAACATTTTTATGCATTTAGCATAAGCACGAACCCGCGCTATCGGTCTTATTCTACCTACCTGAAATAGGAAGTCCTAGGTAGGAAGTAGGAAAGTGTAATCGGCATCGCATTAAGCAAGCTAGGATGCTAGGAATATTCTAGCTAGCAAGAAAGTAAGGTAGCTAACATACTTAATAATTCAGCATCATAGGTagcaaaggaaaaaaggaaggtGTAATAGCATTCCTACTAATCTGCTAGCTTCTCACGACCATCCTCACGGCTATTTAGCCGATTAATTGaagaaaaaagtaggtaggtatattatatagtaggtaACAAGATATTTGCATTTCGGGGACGGACTAAAAACTAATTGCACGCGGATTAAGATGGATGCATATCTACTATCTAGAAAAATAAGAATTTTtctgcaaaaaaataataactgcGTATACTTACTGCAAATATCGGTTTTTAAACTTGCATTCGTGTTTATAACCCcctgtaagtaggtagtacgggttcgattcccgggttgGGCTAAAAATAGTTAGCTACCTATtggatttttctgttaagaaattctcagtaccAGCCGGGAGTTAGAAAATCGGCGGTATGTCACCACCGTAGCTCAGAGAGCTCTCCGGTCCTGTCGAATTTCCGttccatcgggctatgagagtgcACCTGTGAGTTGTGCAAtataatatctcccgcgcagtAGATTCTCTGGAGATTGACtgccgtggccgaaattcggttggcaggacattattattatcaactagcttatgcccgcgacttcgtccgcgtggagtaaacaaattttaaacccctattttacacccttaggctTGATCTattattatgagcttaataaaatatgtcatactgctaattgcaaaaatattaactacaaaacttcaaacttctttcaaacccctattttacccctttaggggttgaattttgaaaaatcctttcttagcggacgcctacgtcataatagctatctgcatgccgaatttcagcgcgatccgtccagtagtttgagctgtgcgttgatagatcagtcagtcagtcagtcacctattccttttatatatatagattttaaaaCGGAACTCCAAAAAGATTAATTTATATCAGCGTGGGTTGCGAATTCCGTTCGCAACTGACAAAACTATGGCACAGTTTTAATCTGAGCCTCAGAGGGTAGGTTTAGTACTAATGATGCTGTgggagtgtgtgtgtgtgttgtccTTGGTCGTGGCGCCGGCGGCGGCTGTGGTGGGCGGAGCGCCCGCGGCCCCGCCGGAGCCTGACGCTGCCGTGGTGTTCACGCAGAGGCAGGGCTTGAGCTGCAGGCTGGAGGGCTTGAAGGACGATCTACGAGGATACTATACCTTTGCTGGCATAAGgtagtttaattttttgaagTATAGCTTCTACAGGTGTGTCGGTTGGGGAGCGTATAGTTTTAGTAGGGTACCTAAAaaatgtaataggtaagtacctacctacttcctaGATTTTCGCCTACAGCTCGGTTTTTAAACTCACATTCGTGTTTTAAAAACCCGAATGCAAGTTTTAGCTACCTGCAGGCTGGAAAGCTTGTAGGACGATGTAAAAgaacgcgacaggccgagatggcgatcggagagggaacgccccgcacacccgcccagCCCGTGCGTTATCCGGGTGCggtcgagcgcgggtgacgtgcgggtgtgtggcgcggccccccacctcataccccaattgccatctcgacctgtcgcgtattatagttaCATTTTAAAGCAAAGCTTTTATAAATGCTTGGGATAGTTTTCATCAGAGCCTTAgagggtaggtagtaggtatttagtagttcgtacctactacctagtactTACCCTACGTCTTGCCATCATCACGAACAATCCCTGCTGGCTCAACGAGTGTagaaattagttttttaaaataaaaatagcgagcaagcgagctgGCGCGTGTCACAACATGAacgtttgcagcaccagaggaaccgccgatgatTTCTTATTGTTACGCTTATTAATAATGTTACAGATATGCCGAACCACCAGTGGGTCAAAGAAGGTTCCAGCGGCCAGTGCGCCAGTACTTGGCCGGCGAGATCAATGCCACGAGGTACTGCGCGCCGTGCCCTCAACTGGACCCTCAAGGGTCAGGGCAGGTTATCGGCCAGGAGGACTGTCTATGTCTCAACGTCTTCGCACCTAAGATGCCAGGGGACGAACAAGGTGTTTTATTAACTaacgtcatttttagggttctatacatcaaaagggaaaaagggcGTTTatgcacttacctactcactagcatataatatataaatttatatgCTAGTAGGTGAGTACGACGTCTTGgaacctgtaggtcgatttacattacattacaatctcaattgttgtgattggcttactttgtgcgattcttgttgcaacaatgcattttggCCAATAGTgggcgagcgtcaaccaatcagaggtgattgcgatcgatCTGCCTATGTAATGCAATAAACCATACCATAGTCGGTCTAGCCGTTTTTATAATACATTCGAGCAACCGCTCATCACAAACGCATATCTAAGTATACTTTACCGCCTTCTTTCCGTTGAGGGTAAAAAATTATCTACTGTCGTAGAAAAACTATAATAGAAAGTTTAGCGTAGCATTTCCAACTATGACGTTTTTCTAGGACACTTCCTGATTCTAAGAGATAACTATTTTTTTGTAGGTAGTCCtgttgttattttcattcatggCGGCAACTACAGAACTGGATCAGCTACACAATATGGAGTAAGAAATTAAGAATTATGTTTTGAGTTATTTATATCTAAATAGTAcgattaatataacaaaattaacaaaaacctCCATAACCTTAACAAAACGCAATTGTTAGGGCTTAACTCAACGAAACGGTAACTCCGTCCACTGATTAACTCATCGATAGGGTTAACCCTATCATTGGTTTTTGAGGAGTTTACACACATAAGAGGGTTACCCTCTTCTTAAGTTTAGCGAATCGATGGGTAACCCCTTCCTTCAATGGAATTAACTCATAATCGAGCTGGTTTGGTCCCGATTATAATGCAGTTTAACTTAAGAACTGATACTGATGATATTTGACTGTGGATAATTTTTCGCAGGGTCAGCATTTAGCCCAAAAGGACACGATTTTAGTGTCAGTGCAGTACCGTCTGGGATCACTCGGATTTCTAAGCACTGCACAGAAAGATGCATCAGGAAACGTTGGCCTATTTGACATTCGTTCCGCCCTTGAATGGGTaagaaagttattttttaaattaggtacatcATGATGTTCAAGAATACCTTGCAGTAATGAGTTCAAATATATCTTACAGTAATAACGTTCAAAGTTGACGACCTACAACTTCAACTGTTGTGACGAGATTTCTTAGAAGTTTCGAATCCGAATCAATTTTATTGTATTGTGTCttcagtttaaattaaaaattggttTATTTTACGTAATGCTGGAAAATAGCCATGCACCCGTGCCGCACCTGAGCAATAGGTATGCTAGCTCTCAACCGGGAGGATgaattatttaagtaatacaATGTCATATTACACTTCTTTGAGCAGTGCCTTGTCCAGTCACGGGCTCCGTGCAACATAAATTAGGCCATATATTCCACTTGTTTATTATAGGTTAAGGAGTATATAGAATTTTTCGGAGGAGACCCATCACGCGTCGTCGTCGCTGGCCATGGTTCTGGAGGCAGTGCAGCGTCACTCGTGGGATTAACTCCTGAAGGAAGATCAGCTGGAGTAGTTGCATTATCTGGGGCCCCTCTATCCCCTGGTGCGATCAGAAATGACACGCAAATTGTGTCCCACGCAGAAGCTGTGGCCGAAAAGACTGGATGTCCCAAAGCTCCTCCTGAACGGTTAATTATGTGCTTGAGGATGTTGCCCATGGAAAAGATTGTACAGGTGATTTTTTTAAGAATGTTACTAGGCATGTTTAAACTTGACCAAACTATCCTCACCCCTAAGTCAGCTAGTGCTAGGAGTTGGTACAGTAATAGTGTACCAAACCAACTTCGGAATTCGGTCTATCCTGTGACTTTTGGGCTATTAAGGTTTCATTATTTTATCAAGAAActgtagtattttttttctaattatgtTTGTGCTTGCTTCACCTCTTGATTGAGTCAAAGAAGTTTGAGAGCATGAATGGTATAGTATTCGTTAGCTGACCCGTTCAGGTGAAATTTGACTGAAAATCCTTTAATGACGTTGGATAGTTTTAAGaccctttatttatttttatttatttgtttattatgtaaatgagcttaaaactaaaacattaaCTTACAATGAAAAGATGTTTACGAAAGACAACAGCTTATCTCTGCTGAAGAAATTTCTTCCAGCAGCTTTTTTTAGAAGGTGACGCTGTACGTTGATATTTCAGtcagtttcttcttttatgtttattgatttgttagtaggtaaataattgctttaaaaatcatcacaattatttattgtttgcaCTTTGCATACAGGTTGATAAGGAAATAAAGGGCGATATGTTGGACACTACTGCATTTCTGGAAGAAATCTCAGGTCGAGAAGGTGAGTAATTTGAAGTTGTGTAGTTTGAGTAAACTTTCAAGTTtgttattttgataattttcaaaattctcttGATATATACCTAGATCtaatcaatacccatattataaatgtgaaagtgtgtttgtttgttcgtttgtggctttattggtttgttagtttgtccttccatcacgtcgcaacggagcaacggatcgaggtgatttcttgcatgggtatagttgaagacctggagagtcaaagagttcccatgaaaTTTTctcgaaaatctaaatccacgcgtagtcgcgggcatcatctagtttttcataaagcccgaattatatatttttaaatagttatatttGTTTGTATTTATACCATGGTAAAACAGTTTCAACATATTTTGCGCATTTGGatggaatattttttaaatgaataggTAGGTTCGATTTGTTTGGGTTACAATCTCTGAAAAAAATGTTGgtttattaggtattattttgcgTTTGTGCTGTATCCAAGTGCGATAGCAGGACCACAGGAAGAGCTGCCCTTATCGTACTCCTACGCTGACTTCTAAACATAGTAGGTACTGCCGTCTGCCGTGATTTTTAAGCcgttataattttgttttgtccTAATATTAGGTTCCTACTATAATCTCTCACTGCATCtaattcctcattgctgagggttgtgacTCGTGACACCCTTCCATGAATCACATATTGGTAGGAGCTATCTTGTCTTAATAATCGGGTGGGTTCTAAATCCAGGACTCGACATAATTACATGATACAACTTGACTCTCAGATTTTACAGTTATTATCTGATGTGTGTGTAAAAACCAAATTTAGACCTCCAAGTCCTAAGTTGGTAACCCATCCAGTTAcagacttgggtcaacgttgcttaacaataataatcaattggtatacgttgtcacaactaggccaaACGTCCTTcaaattaggtatattaatatcaggtgcttacctactatttttattGTTGTTAAGGTTTTTTGTGCTCTCACACTGTGGttgttgttattgttgttaaaactactaaaaatctacttaggtacctatgcaataCAAATACTAAGTCTCAAAACTTGACTTCTAGAGCTTGACGAGACAGAAGCCCTCCTGTGTTAAGCCGGACGAGTCAGCTAGTCTAACAGTTTATCAATCACCTATTCCAGGGTCTGGACCTCGTCCGGAGGGAAAAGACGATGACCGTGGATTACCGCCTTTAGTTGAAGAGGAACCTAATGAATCATTGAAAAAGAAGCGCCAGCGAAGCCCTATGCTGACGGGCGTGGTGTCAGCTGAGACCTCACGAGCTGTATACGGTAGGTAATGCTTTGAACCAGAACTTTTGTAGAATaagcattttattatttctttcatGGCACTTTCATAGTTATTACTAAACTTTTGAgcgcaaaaataaataaataaggacAATAGCAATCGGTATTGTAATAACAATTATGTATAACACTAGGTATTAATAAGGTCTCAGGTTGCTACAATATAATAAACACTTGGTATAGCAGAATACGACACCAAAAAAAACCTTTGAGGGCATTGCTGATGTTTGCTGATTTTTCGCTTATAATAAAACACTCGAagttaatgtacctactcttctattttaaaatagagactattaaa
The DNA window shown above is from Maniola hyperantus chromosome 10, iAphHyp1.2, whole genome shotgun sequence and carries:
- the LOC117986086 gene encoding protein tramtrack, beta isoform-like isoform X19; translated protein: MASDEQFSLCWNNFHANMSAGFHGLLSRGDLVDVTLAAEGRLLQAHKLVLSVCSPYFQEMFKMNPTHHPIVFLKDVSHSALRDLLQFMYQGEVNVKQEELASFISTAEQLQVKGLTGNQNEESSTPSKPKPTSRPGPRSSQQRQSVMTKLETDLDSKPSSTPVAIKRPNRPSIASNNSSSSQSGPVKRKCVDPLEAGPSGSAKEEFVTIPDEDENNAVAPKMEPEFVNESMWDEDDDGTNNDETNFGEDDSNMEMSGFDGSTTGDGNITGGGEGGAVGDAQGAVFSTSRYGQPVILIGNRRFNKKYSGTRGQRTRWVCVRAQRGCQAKIVTVGNDIVTCNNIHTCDTYEY
- the LOC117986086 gene encoding protein tramtrack, beta isoform-like isoform X39 yields the protein MASDEQFSLCWNNFHANMSAGFHGLLSRGDLVDVTLAAEGRLLQAHKLVLSVCSPYFQEMFKMNPTHHPIVFLKDVSHSALRDLLQFMYQGEVNVKQEELASFISTAEQLQVKGLTGNQNEESSTPSKPKPTSRPGPRSSQQRQSVMTKLETDLDSKPSSTPVAIKRPNRPSIASNNSSSSQSGPVKRKCVDPLEAGPSGSAKEEFVTIPDEDENNAVAPKMEPEFVNESMWDEDDDGTNNDETNFGEDDSNMEMSGFDGSTTGDGNITGGGEGGAVGDAQAAVFKETRYGNPVIELGRYRYNKYCRSKGPKAKWVCSSKTKGCRASLDTIDNIIIKMKDYHNH
- the LOC117986086 gene encoding protein tramtrack, beta isoform-like isoform X31; translated protein: MASDEQFSLCWNNFHANMSAGFHGLLSRGDLVDVTLAAEGRLLQAHKLVLSVCSPYFQEMFKMNPTHHPIVFLKDVSHSALRDLLQFMYQGEVNVKQEELASFISTAEQLQVKGLTGNQNEESSTPSKPKPTSRPGPRSSQQRQSVMTKLETDLDSKPSSTPVAIKRPNRPSIASNNSSSSQSGPVKRKCVDPLEAGPSGSAKEEFVTIPDEDENNAVAPKMEPEFVNESMWDEDDDGTNNDETNFGEDDSNMEMSGFDGSTTGDGNITGGGEGGAVGDAQEIVMLESRSGRPIIQMGKFRYYRHSSYKEGNPKCLWVCIKWCTGCRGSMTSIENEIIKINNKHNH
- the LOC117986086 gene encoding modifier of mdg4-like isoform X50; amino-acid sequence: MASDEQFSLCWNNFHANMSAGFHGLLSRGDLVDVTLAAEGRLLQAHKLVLSVCSPYFQEMFKMNPTHHPIVFLKDVSHSALRDLLQFMYQGEVNVKQEELASFISTAEQLQVKGLTGNQNEESSTPSKPKPTSRPGPRSSQQRQSVMTKLETDLDSKPSSTPVAIKRPNRPSIASNNSSSSQSGPVKRKCVDPLEAGPSGSAKEEFVTIPDEDENNAVAPKMEPEFVNESMWDEDDDGTNNDETNFGEDDSNMEMSGFDGSTTGDGNITGGGEGGAVGDAQGLRFSVSEYGVLHLGAYKYIFHRKVKHNIWQWRCYERGCKARLETINDKIILFSHKHNH
- the LOC117986086 gene encoding protein tramtrack, beta isoform-like isoform X44 gives rise to the protein MASDEQFSLCWNNFHANMSAGFHGLLSRGDLVDVTLAAEGRLLQAHKLVLSVCSPYFQEMFKMNPTHHPIVFLKDVSHSALRDLLQFMYQGEVNVKQEELASFISTAEQLQVKGLTGNQNEESSTPSKPKPTSRPGPRSSQQRQSVMTKLETDLDSKPSSTPVAIKRPNRPSIASNNSSSSQSGPVKRKCVDPLEAGPSGSAKEEFVTIPDEDENNAVAPKMEPEFVNESMWDEDDDGTNNDETNFGEDDSNMEMSGFDGSTTGDGNITGGGEGGAVGDAQAMFTVSKFGKPVLELDKYRYNVDNKSNGYRSLWRCNKRRYLGCKASLTTLGNKIVLFTNGHNH
- the LOC117986086 gene encoding protein tramtrack, beta isoform-like isoform X46; its protein translation is MASDEQFSLCWNNFHANMSAGFHGLLSRGDLVDVTLAAEGRLLQAHKLVLSVCSPYFQEMFKMNPTHHPIVFLKDVSHSALRDLLQFMYQGEVNVKQEELASFISTAEQLQVKGLTGNQNEESSTPSKPKPTSRPGPRSSQQRQSVMTKLETDLDSKPSSTPVAIKRPNRPSIASNNSSSSQSGPVKRKCVDPLEAGPSGSAKEEFVTIPDEDENNAVAPKMEPEFVNESMWDEDDDGTNNDETNFGEDDSNMEMSGFDGSTTGDGNITGGGEGGAVGDAQGYFSVSEKGKPILEFGKHRYYLNSKSGTKATWYCSRYYRRPRCQSSILVVDDIIIHVKNDHNH